The DNA window caaatctgggaaaaattctcaactgaaatttttgaaacgggaccccataatgaaacgttagaagtattctacttcaaaatcatcctaactagaatgatgtcacatatcaatgagaattctatttttctacccgagcagtttggatttcgtattggacattcaattactcatcaacttgtgagagtaactaactaactaactaacataAAGGCAAATATATCAGAGGGttcactggagttgctcttctagaaaTCGAataagctttcgacagtgtttggcacaaacgTTTaaatgccaaaatgtgggatttcaattttccaatttacataataaagataattaaaaattatcttattaaccgtaccctacaggtttcttatcagaattgtaaatctaataagctacccgtaaAAGCAGATGTTCCTCAAGGGTCAAGTgtcgcaccaatcctatacaGTTTCGACACGTTTTTATAAACTCCCGATTTTATGCTCCCCCGTTTTTATGCACCCCCGATTTTATGAACTTTttgtacccgattttatcaatcccccattaatttatttttttatgccaGCAATAAAGGCCTACAATCTTACAATTGTATTGAATTAAGGTAATGGGTCTTGCATTGTTAGGTAGCAGTCAAATTGTAGGGTAGTTTACCCAATTTTGGTCCCATAAAGGGTAATTGATGAACTAGATTCACATTTTGCttgaattctaaaaaaatcaaagctgtGTGTTTTCATGATAAACTATCACACTTTCACATATTATCCGTGGAAAATATAACAATTGGAAAAGTATGTAGTAAAAGTTGTGtatttagtaatattatatTCTTATTATGTTGTAGTTCATGCTAAactgcaaacaaaatttaaaccaAAGACAATTTTCGGCGGATTGTCTGTAAACACCGGTCCCGAGGATACAATTTAGCGCATATTTGTCTCAGACACTGGGATATCTGCTCTCTAGTTTATCTACTCCTATAAAACGATCTCCTGCCAGCGCACTTGAGTTATCATTatacaaacatcaaattgaatcAGCTATTGTCTTGTTCCTAGTCTCTTTTGATATCTCCTATGTCATTCAAGTGGATTGATCTATTCATTTATAAGTAAGAACAAACTAACCAGTCCGAATCAACGAGAATGGGTCATGCCAGTCGAAAGTCACTGACTTAGGCTCAAACCGCCTATCTCCATAAAAATACGTGTGCCGATTCCAAACTCTTTGATACCCGATACGGAATATTGTTTGATGACGAAAAACCCTGAAAAATATCAAACCTGTTTTCCCATTCTTGAAATTCTACGCATAACCGTTCTACTTCTactaataaaaaaacaaaaagtaaaaaaaatgtggAAAGAGAAAGTTCTATTAACTAAGAGATGGGTACGATATTAATAACTACAATAGTGAGATCGATCCTGTGAAACTATTCATCACTGTCGTCGCTTCCAAAAACTTAAAACATGGCGAACTCATCCATTTTCGATTTTATTAAAACTTGAAGTAGCCCGCTTAACAAGAAAGCTCTCAGCGCATACTtttgtaaataaaatgaatagacaACTCATTTGTGGTGGCTGGACCAATATGCTAAGAATTTTCCGATTTCTATCAGATTTTTCCACTGAGCATTTTTCGTAAAATCTTCCTTAAAGTGAATTGTTCTAATGAAAAACTGTACTAATTACACTAGAAACGTTGAATATGAACGTAATTTTGGACTTAAAACTTTATTTGATCCACCGTTTCTCTCCAGATTGCACATTTAATTTTCATCTTCGATCGCGTTTTTCTTAAATTGTCAGTTTTGGAACATGGACGTAGAATAGCACTGAACTACCAACGCTCTGTATCTAATTAATAAAAGAATAGTTTTTGCATATCGCTTTTCAGGAGATTAACTGTTAAATTTCGTTGACAGAATACATTGTCATTCATAATAAGTCTATCTGCAAAATTTCAGATAGAACATATGCTTGGAAGTTGGATTAGACAACTTTCggacgcacagaggagtaactagaacaaattcttggccaataaccaaaattttttttttttcgatttttttgtttcgttatattttttttacatacctaagaacctactgtataacgtggcaaaattaagagtatatcaaaaattgttaaagaatttttgcatggatgcccaatggtgatattttatgggatattttattcattttcattatatattCAGCGTTTTTTTGCACTGATAGGGAAATAGGTTTAATTTTTCTGTAAACTAACAACTTGAGATAATTCTTAGGTTGCTTTTGATTATGTATGATTGAAAAAggaagttaaaaaaatttcccgATATTATCAACTTCCCCGTTTTATCAACCCAAATTTTTCGGttggttgataaaaacgggtcattactgtacaaaatttttacctctgatcttccaaatctacccaCATGCTTCAAAAATCACTTTTCTGTGACGATactagggtaaccaaccaattttggacacctagaggaagtgaaattacgtcaacgtaaaaaaatatttgcttgacTATGTTTTAAATGCAATATATACACGTATCTGCCCCAAATTTATTActcttgaaagaaaactgtcaatggcTGTTTTATACATTACCATAAACTCGTAAATGATATTTCTTTACAGCATGAAATTTTCACATTCTGGACCCTTcgacactaatttggacagtgtccaaaacatattttggacacaacGAATATATTTGAAGATATTTTGGACACTGTGAAGTATATTCTACTAAACTGATGTACTGACTCTTTGCATcatattaaatgcatgaaaggagaacataagcaaatcagtgaTTGCCAATCCAAAGTGGTACATTAATCTCTTTATAGATGGCTCGCCGCATGAAGTAATTctttagttctatcattttggGAAATAGGAAAACTTTCGGTACAGTTAGGTTGCTGCAGACTTAACGAAGCAGCAgtaaatgttatgcaatagatGTTACAACAGTATATTTCATGTAACGTGGACAAAATCAAAGatataaatttataattaatatgCTTACGAGGTGGTTTCTTGTTCTTCTTTCTAAGTTCAGCTTTTCTTTGCTTCTCTTCTTctactttccttttttcttcagctttcgccttgtggtattcaaGTCTACGGCGCGATGTTAAAACGACaggactacgtcgcttgaatcgtAAAGTTCCTGTTCGTTTGGGTGTTTCAGGCGATTCCAGCAATTTGGCAAGCTCACTCTTACCATTACTTTGCTGTGATGTACCGCTTAGATTGTCAACACATAATTCGTCGATTTTAACAAACTCGAATTGAAAATCTTCTTCAACGTGCATTTCAGAAGTCCTTTCTTCGGTCATGCTTTGGTCTTCAATaaaatgttcctcaatcgtttgattttcgacGACATCCATTGGTTTGAAGATATTGTAAACTTTCGCAAGAATCTGGTCTTCCTCTTACAAAGAATCCATATCATTTCCCTCGCGGTATCGGATGCGCCGGGACCGACCCATCATATCAAGTACTTCTTGCGCATCAGCATGACTTACTGGGAAAGTTTTCGAACTACTTACAGCGCTAACATTCATTTCATGGCAGTTTCCGTGTTGTGGATTATTCTGATCTATATTGGAACTGTTGCGAGCGAGACATTTGGAGTAATCGACGCTATTTTCATCGAATGGAAATAATCCGCATGCTTTAAACCCATTTCCAATAATGCGATCATTGATCGATTCCATCGCCTTTTCCAGAGGGCACGAAAAATTTTCCGTTTTTACGTGTTGATTTGGATTGCTGATTTTCCAGTCATCTGTCACTTTTAGCCATGCCGTTTTCAGTGGTTTGAAAACTGCAACGTCCAAAGGTTGTAAAATCCTTGTGCAGTTTGCATACAAGCAGATAAGGATAATGCCAAGTTTACTGCATTCTTCTGCTGTTTCCCATGGTGTGTGCGAAGAGTGTCCATCAACAAAATAAATAACCGGAAGCAAGTTTGCCTTAACTAGCTGAGGATGCAAGATATGTTTGATGTACTTTAAGAAACATTCTTTATTCATCCATCCGTTGTCCGTTCAGCGGGCACGCTCTTCGTAACTTCCATAGGAATTTTTTTGTACGGCAACACTATCATTGGGGGAAACATTACATCATCAGCAGAGCAAGTAAACATCACCGTGATATTTTTCTTCGCCGGTCCCTGATCAACTTTATACACGTTTCGCTCACCTCTCCTAGCAATCACTTTGTTGATCATCGGATCCAAGTAGAAGCAGGCTTCGTCGCCGTTAAGAATTCTTCTTGGATCGGAAAGAATGTCGGCTACCTTCTCTTCGCGAAGAATTCCTAAAACCTCTTTAAACCACTTTCTAATGTCGGACTCGGTTACGTTCGCACTAGCTTTCGTGACACTCTCCGGCTTTCGAACAGAAAGTTCAGACCGGTAACGGTTCAAAAAACGACGAAACCATTGATAACCTAAAACAGCATGAATTATATAGTTTCTAGAACAAAAACATCGATGTAGCTGGCATTAGTTACTTGGTTTTCCTTTTTGGAAACGATTTCTTTCCGGATGCTCTTCTAAGTAGAGGGTCACCCGATTCATGATGCGGTATTTAGTATCAGGGTATCCTTTTCGGGCCATTTTCTTTATCCATGCAAcaagtttatagtttatagtgtTTGCTCAACCGGAACTTGATAGTGGACCTGGGAATGCCGTGCAGTCGACAAGCTGTTTTAATTGGCGTTCCATTGCTGATTGCATCCAAGCAACGTTTAATCACCTCCTCCGAGTGGGGAACTCTACGCTTTTTGGCGGCGTTGTTCATTATGCATCAACTGAAaaaagaaatatatatatatatatatatatatatatatatatatatatatatatatatatatatatatatatatatatatatatatatatatatatatatatatatatatatatatatatatatatatatatatatatatatatatatatatatatatatatatatatatatatatatatatatatataaaggtacgtaaaaataatataaacacataTTGAATCAAcataaattcaatttgtttttcaaataatttgaccaaaaacagaaggcgacctaccgttacaaaatttttcactttttgataATTCTAGCTCTAATAAACAAACAGCTGTCAGGATAGAAAATCTAGGGGTGTCCAAAGTTTCTTGAAAGCAATTTTTCAACTCATATTGTGGACACCatttatttaagactttttagataaaacattacgaataaaccttttcaaacacgtaacatgcataataccaaaCAGTCAAACTAATTAAATCAATATAAAATATTACAATTGTATATTTAAATCCGATTTGAAAAAGTATCACTTCCACCGGTTCCTCTTCGCTATCGTTGAATTAggaaacgttttcggtgatactttttaaaactgtggattctgtttaattttaaacaattagagatgaactaatgatattgaaacttgaTAGACAACCTAAGGAATGTAATAGTTGGATCACACATAACAAAAGCAGAGAAACCTGGCAGTGcaggaggaaaatacattaacagggtccaaaatagGTAGGGGTCCAAAATAGGTTCGTTACCCTAGTATCTCAGCCACtggtattatctgcagtcgactgcaatgaagcttgaatattttcaatgattacctgaaaaaatggaaaatttccactaatgcggaaaaacacaattgattgtgtttccgcataagaaaagagcttcttctcttaaaccaaatcataaccatattattaaatttaatggtttgaatttaacgtggtcagatcaagttaactacttgggtttgatttacgataaaagctcacttttaaggatcatatTAAAGGagtccaaacaaaatgcaacaaatatataaaatgtttataccctcttataaacaggaattctagcctctgcctaaagaacaaactattaatttataaacaaatatttagacctgCAATTCTATATGCAgttccaatctgggcaagttgttgtgctactacagtggttttcaacctttttcgttccatgtacccctttccgaatattgatcctCATCATGTACCCCTTTGGTGAAAATTCCTAACCACCCTatcagaaaagaaaaaaatattttcaattgaatGAACGCCATAGTATTTCAACTTGAACTCTGTTCCTGTACTCTCGAAGGCAGCATTTTTATTCTTGACTCACTGAACCAATATTTACAGGTTTCCTACAGGAatgtaaaaataacaatttaaaatttaccccgcataattcaccccctATATTAGTCTAATTCACCCAGGGGGtcaattcacccccggttgaaaaccactgtgccactaggaagaaaacgcttcaaaggatacagaattaaattctgaaaatgattttgaagcgtcctccctggtttagcacaaacgagttgcacagactcgcaaacatagaaacattagaaattataaCGAACAGTATCATATATAGACGGACTAACGGAAACGGAATAACGAATGACTGTACTAACTAAACTGTATTCACATAAAACGCATAAACGTAAAGAACGTATAAAACGTATCTGATCTGGCGTGAGCTGGGCTTTTATAGTCCTGATACACTTTTGGACGAACGCTATTGGTTCAGCCGGAAACTTTTTTCTGACCCGGAAACATATACTGACTTGGAAATACTGCCAACAGAAGCGTAAATTATGCATACTACAACTACACAAAATGAATCTAATCTAAATGGTATACAGATTGCACGTATGCTATGTGTACAGTGAAACcaccgacaaactgacatgacaactaGAACGATTTCCGTGAAAAGTTTTGGCAAATAATTCAAACTCGGAACAGTAGCTCCATCTGTATAATGACATCATTACTTAACGTGTCTTTCGTAAAAGAACTCTAATGTCCTctatagacactcatagtaatagaccagcgaaggtacttttatcgagccaaacaaattgtcaaaatccggaGCCAAACGATCATGACGTCATACAATGCGaacaagcagaacaagtattgcgattttatttaaaaaatgtattttattattcacttattttttgatagatgtacaatacttatctcctccaactcaggcatgagtaatgtttatttacattgcacgattggtctgctcaataaggtatttttggcttcacactattcgcctctttccctattctctttggttcgCGCTTGCACATTTTAGAGTGTTGTTGCCAGTTCAACATGCTTAtttttctagttgccagttttgcggtttttacatccgcgagtctattactatgagtcaAAGGtcaattaatccatttttgcatgaaaatatcaacatttttagcagtgttttgagtaaggcttggactatatacataaaaaaatcacgaaaacatatCAGCGAGCCTAAGGATATTTAGTCCATTGatttgcaaatcagttggaaaagcacaatctgcattcatTACTCACTCCAAATATTTGccggtaaagatatttcctactgaatttctttcgcagaaccgaagccttttggaataaattaaaaattgtttttccctggattcccgaatcccgggaatgagaaaacccaatttcccgggaatcgggattcccgggaaatccaaaaatcccgggattcccgggaaataaattcccgggatgaaAGCTCTAAtcataagcaacttccgacaaaaatcgttgcaatcaccaattgcaacgattagctctctttatagtttctaagttagtttataagatttgtttagctccttattcacatGATAAGTAGGTTAAAAACTTCCTACTGCAAAAATCACTTagctgcgaaagcatattatatcttaataataatcaaccgaatcatgtaaacaat is part of the Topomyia yanbarensis strain Yona2022 chromosome 1, ASM3024719v1, whole genome shotgun sequence genome and encodes:
- the LOC131696276 gene encoding uncharacterized protein LOC131696276, with the protein product MARKGYPDTKYRIMNRVTLYLEEHPERNRFQKGKPSYQWFRRFLNRYRSELSVRKPESVTKASANVTESDIRKWFKEVLGILREEKVADILSDPRRILNGDEACFYLDPMINKVIARRGERNVYKVDQGPAKKNITVMFTCSADDVMFPPMIVLPYKKIPMEVTKSVPAERTTDG